Proteins encoded together in one Deinococcus hopiensis KR-140 window:
- the trpE gene encoding anthranilate synthase component I, with protein MTHPAPPTEPPHPGPRPAAALALCELNADLDTPVTAYLKVAREHAVSFLLESVEAGEKLGRYSFIGVGEAGRLTYRAGHVTSSGSFGTFDGPEADPLARLYHATTRPAPHPEGLPAFLGGAVGYAAYDLIRAYERLPDGNPDELNVPDALFVMPEGMVIYDHLRHRLIAVATADTQERAESVVENLVGRLRGPLPDEIPGRESASAPTFTSNFTPQGYMDAVERCLEYIRAGDIFQVVPGQRFSADLSVHPFALYRALRRVNPSPYLGYLALGDVTLVASSPESLLRSDGHTVVTRPIAGTRPRGAAPEEDERLAAELLADEKERAEHLMLVDLGRNDLGRVSRYGSVRVEDAFTVERYSHVMHIVSTVSGELRGGQTPLHALASVLPMGTVSGAPKIRAMEIIDELESVRRGPYGGAFGYIALDGSLDMALTLRTMVIANGRLHIQAGAGIVADSDPASEELETRNKAAALMRAVEMAARGL; from the coding sequence ATGACGCACCCCGCCCCGCCCACCGAACCCCCACACCCAGGGCCCAGGCCCGCCGCCGCCCTCGCCCTGTGCGAACTCAACGCCGATCTCGACACGCCCGTTACCGCTTACCTCAAGGTGGCGCGTGAGCACGCGGTCAGCTTCCTGCTCGAAAGCGTGGAGGCGGGCGAGAAACTGGGCCGCTACTCCTTTATCGGCGTGGGCGAGGCCGGGCGCCTGACCTACCGCGCCGGGCACGTCACGAGCAGCGGAAGTTTCGGTACCTTTGACGGCCCCGAGGCCGATCCCCTCGCCCGGCTGTACCACGCCACCACCCGCCCCGCGCCGCATCCGGAGGGCCTGCCCGCCTTTCTGGGCGGCGCGGTGGGCTACGCCGCCTATGACTTGATTCGCGCCTATGAGCGGCTGCCCGACGGCAACCCCGACGAACTCAACGTCCCTGACGCCCTGTTCGTGATGCCGGAAGGCATGGTGATCTACGACCACCTGCGCCACCGCCTGATCGCCGTGGCCACGGCCGATACGCAGGAGCGGGCCGAGAGCGTGGTGGAGAACCTCGTCGGCCGTCTACGCGGTCCCCTCCCCGACGAGATTCCAGGCCGGGAATCCGCCTCCGCGCCCACCTTCACGAGCAACTTCACGCCGCAGGGCTACATGGACGCGGTGGAGCGCTGTCTGGAATACATCCGCGCGGGCGACATCTTTCAGGTGGTTCCAGGGCAGCGGTTCAGCGCGGACCTCAGCGTGCATCCCTTCGCCCTGTACCGGGCGCTGCGGCGGGTCAATCCCAGCCCGTACCTGGGCTACCTCGCCCTTGGCGACGTGACGTTGGTGGCCTCCAGCCCCGAGAGCCTGCTGCGCAGCGACGGGCACACCGTCGTGACCCGTCCTATCGCGGGCACCCGGCCACGCGGCGCGGCACCCGAGGAGGACGAGCGCCTGGCTGCCGAACTGCTCGCCGACGAGAAGGAACGCGCCGAACACCTCATGCTGGTGGACCTGGGGCGCAACGACCTCGGGCGGGTCAGCCGTTACGGCTCGGTGCGGGTGGAGGACGCCTTTACCGTCGAGCGCTACAGCCACGTCATGCACATCGTCTCCACCGTGTCGGGCGAGTTGCGCGGCGGCCAGACGCCGCTGCACGCCCTCGCTTCGGTGCTGCCGATGGGCACGGTGTCGGGTGCGCCCAAGATTCGCGCAATGGAGATCATCGACGAACTCGAATCCGTGCGGCGTGGGCCCTACGGCGGCGCTTTCGGCTACATTGCCCTGGACGGCAGCCTCGACATGGCGCTGACCCTGCGGACGATGGTGATTGCGAACGGGCGGCTGCATATCCAGGCGGGCGCGGGCATTGTGGCCGACAGCGATCCGGCGAGTGAGGAACTGGAGACGCGCAACAAGGCGGCGGCGCTGATGCGGGCGGTGGAAATGGCCGCGCGGGGCCTCTGA
- a CDS encoding anthranilate synthase component II: MNPAPHVLLIDNYDSFTYNLVQYLGELGCELTVWRNDAFTVEDVQALKPDAIVVSPGPCTPAEAGRSVEVIRELGPRLPTLGVCLGHQSIGEAFGATVGRALQPVHGKTSPVRHDSSGLFAGLPAEVQVTRYHSLVVRDLPDELVPTAWTTDPGEEIVMALRHRDYPIHGLQFHPESIATSEGKEMLRNFLELVQAHRAARAVGA, translated from the coding sequence GTGAACCCCGCGCCGCACGTCCTGCTGATCGACAATTACGACTCGTTCACCTACAACCTCGTGCAGTACCTCGGCGAACTGGGGTGCGAACTGACCGTGTGGCGCAACGACGCCTTCACGGTGGAGGACGTGCAGGCACTCAAGCCCGACGCCATCGTCGTCTCTCCGGGGCCCTGTACACCGGCCGAAGCTGGGCGGAGCGTGGAGGTGATCCGCGAACTGGGACCGCGCCTGCCCACGCTCGGCGTGTGTCTGGGTCACCAGAGCATCGGGGAAGCGTTCGGCGCGACGGTGGGACGGGCCCTGCAACCCGTCCACGGCAAGACGAGCCCCGTACGGCACGACAGCTCTGGCCTGTTCGCGGGGCTGCCCGCAGAAGTGCAGGTCACGCGCTATCACTCGCTGGTGGTGCGTGACCTGCCGGACGAACTCGTGCCCACCGCGTGGACCACCGATCCCGGCGAGGAGATCGTGATGGCCCTGCGCCACCGCGACTACCCCATCCACGGTCTGCAATTCCACCCCGAGAGCATCGCCACTTCAGAAGGCAAGGAGATGCTGCGGAACTTTCTGGAGCTGGTGCAGGCACACCGAGCGGCGCGGGCGGTGGGGGCATGA
- a CDS encoding tautomerase family protein, whose amino-acid sequence MAQVKVYGERTHLGEQRSALSDAIHRAAQEALGLPENKRFHRFFPLDAADFVFPPERSGRYTILEIHLFAGRRPETLRCFLRALQGEIIRACGLHPDDLEIVLLEAPPSHWGLRGRLGDELQLNYEVNK is encoded by the coding sequence ATGGCGCAGGTCAAAGTCTACGGCGAGCGGACGCACCTCGGTGAGCAGCGGAGCGCGTTGTCGGACGCCATCCACCGCGCGGCGCAGGAGGCGCTCGGCCTGCCTGAGAACAAGCGGTTTCACCGCTTTTTCCCGCTGGACGCGGCGGACTTCGTCTTTCCACCGGAGCGCAGCGGACGCTACACGATTCTGGAAATCCACCTGTTCGCGGGTCGCCGTCCCGAAACCCTGCGTTGCTTTTTGCGTGCCCTGCAAGGTGAAATCATCCGCGCCTGTGGCCTGCATCCCGATGACCTGGAAATCGTGCTGCTGGAAGCCCCGCCCAGCCACTGGGGGCTTCGTGGGCGACTCGGCGACGAACTCCAGCTGAATTACGAGGTGAACAAGTGA
- a CDS encoding class I SAM-dependent methyltransferase: MTNGPSSPLPAAAFRRVDETSDEAFYAHPRFVTHIDDVAVAAVTQLYRELFPPGGQLLDLMSSWVSHLPPETEYEGVTGLGMNRAELDRNPRLTQCVVQNLNAQPHLPFEATHFDGCGICVSIDYLTDPVAVLREVGRVLKPGAPAVITFSNRCFPTKAVAIWHALDDAGHVALVEELLRQSGGFGDIQGLDRSLPGSDPLYAVVGRALGEVL, translated from the coding sequence ATGACCAACGGGCCCTCCTCTCCCCTCCCCGCAGCGGCTTTTCGCCGCGTAGACGAGACGTCCGACGAGGCCTTTTACGCCCACCCGCGTTTCGTAACCCATATCGACGACGTGGCCGTCGCCGCCGTCACGCAGCTTTACCGCGAGCTTTTTCCACCCGGCGGGCAACTGCTGGACCTGATGTCCTCCTGGGTCAGCCACCTGCCGCCCGAGACCGAGTATGAGGGCGTAACGGGCCTGGGCATGAACCGCGCCGAACTGGACCGCAATCCCCGCCTGACGCAGTGCGTGGTGCAAAACCTCAACGCCCAGCCGCACCTGCCCTTTGAGGCGACCCACTTCGACGGCTGCGGCATCTGCGTCTCTATCGATTACCTGACAGACCCAGTGGCGGTGCTGCGCGAAGTGGGGCGGGTACTCAAACCGGGTGCGCCCGCGGTCATCACCTTTTCCAACCGCTGCTTTCCCACCAAGGCCGTCGCCATCTGGCACGCGCTGGACGACGCCGGACACGTCGCACTGGTGGAGGAACTGCTGCGCCAGTCGGGCGGCTTCGGGGATATTCAGGGCCTGGACCGCAGCCTGCCCGGTTCCGATCCGCTGTACGCGGTGGTGGGGCGGGCGCTTGGGGAAGTGCTATAG